From Halomicrobium salinisoli, the proteins below share one genomic window:
- a CDS encoding succinylglutamate desuccinylase/aspartoacylase family protein, with the protein MAEATPFTYDGGRVDPGETANVRYTVSETYLGDPVRMPVTIVNGAEPGPTAFLSAAAHGDELNGVEVVREVAHEWDHADLHGTLVCLPVLNVPGFMAQQRYLPIYDRDLNRSFPGNADSTSAKRMADEIFRNFVEPCDLGLDFHTSTRGRTNMLHVRGDMEDAGAERVGKAFASNLIISSEGPSGSLRREATEAGVPTITIEMGEAHRFQREFIDRALVGTRSVLAEFGMLSAETVAWPGWRTVVADSSEKTWIRADVGGLVDMHHDRGSVVYEGEAICTIANPFKTDATVVEAPFTGLLVGVLENPLVYPGNPLCHLVHLDERTLRAIERDGAPVRDDAVHLTTA; encoded by the coding sequence ATGGCAGAGGCGACCCCGTTCACGTACGACGGTGGACGGGTCGATCCAGGCGAGACGGCGAACGTGCGCTACACGGTCAGCGAGACCTATCTCGGGGATCCGGTCCGGATGCCGGTGACGATCGTCAACGGCGCCGAGCCCGGTCCGACGGCGTTCCTCTCGGCGGCGGCCCACGGGGACGAACTCAACGGCGTCGAGGTGGTCCGGGAGGTGGCCCACGAGTGGGACCACGCGGACCTGCACGGCACGCTCGTCTGCCTGCCGGTGCTGAACGTCCCCGGGTTCATGGCTCAGCAGCGGTACCTCCCGATCTACGACCGCGACCTCAACCGCTCGTTCCCGGGCAACGCGGACTCGACCAGCGCCAAGCGCATGGCCGACGAGATCTTCCGGAACTTCGTCGAACCGTGCGACCTGGGGCTGGACTTCCACACGTCCACGCGCGGGCGGACGAACATGCTCCACGTCCGCGGGGACATGGAGGACGCCGGCGCCGAGCGGGTCGGCAAGGCCTTCGCGAGCAACCTCATCATCTCCTCGGAGGGGCCGTCGGGATCGCTGCGCCGCGAGGCCACGGAGGCGGGCGTCCCGACCATCACCATCGAGATGGGCGAGGCCCACCGCTTCCAGCGCGAGTTCATCGACAGGGCGCTCGTGGGCACCCGGTCCGTGCTGGCGGAGTTCGGCATGCTGTCGGCCGAGACGGTGGCCTGGCCCGGCTGGCGGACCGTCGTCGCGGACAGCAGCGAGAAGACGTGGATCCGCGCCGACGTCGGCGGTCTGGTCGACATGCACCACGACCGGGGCTCGGTGGTCTACGAGGGCGAGGCGATCTGCACCATCGCCAACCCCTTCAAGACCGACGCGACGGTCGTCGAAGCCCCGTTCACCGGGCTGCTCGTCGGCGTCCTCGAGAACCCGCTCGTCTACCCCGGGAACCCGCTGTGTCACCTGGTCCACCTCGACGAGCGGACGCTGCGGGCCATCGAGCGGGACGGCGCGCCGGTACGCGACGATGCGGTACACCTGACAACCGCGTGA
- a CDS encoding ATP-binding protein, with protein MASNRSSAAPEAADSAPTALCVLAEGSISYANPAAAALLGRDAGALAGDRFLDHVAPADRERVDEALAGPIEGERTVRFELADPEKRRTTVEGEWTTGDEGALVGTLRDVTGRVERERRLERESEMLDSLLEHIPMSVYFKDRQSRHERVSQHMICPDPDSCIVGPDGKHHHHPADIHGKTDFDLYDPEFAEAAVEDDRQVIEEEETVYDRVDESTTPLGETFFSSTTKVPRYDDEGEVVGLVGVTMDVTDRMTYERELERQNERLEEFTEVLSHDLRNPLTVARANLGAVAEDVDHSQLEPATDALDRISALIEEVRTFVIEGRTVEDPDVADLATAAEDAWKSVDTGAAELAVRATHRIRADYDRLQRLLENVFRNAVEHGSTSPDSDGAVTVTVGDLETGFYVADDGPGVPEDLRDEVFERGVTTSDEGTGFGLAIVRNIAEAHDWTVSLGDPDDGGARIEFTDVVRVEDDASGHF; from the coding sequence ATGGCTTCGAACCGGTCCTCCGCGGCGCCGGAGGCGGCCGACAGCGCGCCGACGGCCCTCTGCGTCCTCGCGGAGGGGAGCATCTCCTACGCGAACCCGGCGGCGGCCGCGCTGCTGGGGCGGGACGCCGGCGCCCTCGCCGGCGACCGCTTTCTCGACCACGTCGCGCCGGCGGACAGGGAGCGGGTCGACGAGGCGCTCGCGGGACCGATCGAGGGCGAGCGGACCGTCCGGTTCGAACTGGCCGACCCGGAGAAGCGGCGGACCACCGTCGAGGGCGAGTGGACCACCGGCGACGAGGGCGCGCTCGTCGGGACCCTCAGGGACGTGACGGGGCGCGTCGAGCGCGAGCGGCGCCTCGAGCGGGAGAGCGAGATGCTCGACTCGCTGCTGGAGCATATCCCGATGTCGGTGTACTTCAAGGACCGGCAGAGCCGCCACGAGCGGGTCAGCCAGCACATGATCTGTCCGGACCCGGACAGCTGCATCGTCGGGCCGGACGGCAAGCACCACCACCACCCGGCGGACATCCACGGCAAGACCGACTTCGACCTGTACGACCCCGAGTTCGCGGAGGCGGCCGTCGAGGACGACCGGCAGGTCATCGAGGAGGAGGAGACCGTCTACGACAGGGTCGACGAGTCGACGACGCCGCTCGGGGAGACGTTCTTCTCCTCGACGACCAAGGTCCCCCGCTACGACGACGAGGGCGAGGTCGTCGGCCTCGTCGGCGTGACGATGGACGTCACCGACCGGATGACCTACGAGCGCGAACTGGAGCGCCAGAACGAGCGCTTAGAGGAGTTCACCGAGGTCCTCTCGCACGACCTCCGCAACCCGCTGACCGTCGCCCGCGCGAACCTCGGTGCGGTCGCCGAGGACGTGGATCACTCCCAGCTCGAGCCGGCGACCGACGCGCTGGACCGTATCTCGGCGCTCATAGAGGAGGTCCGGACGTTCGTCATCGAGGGCCGCACCGTCGAGGACCCCGACGTCGCCGACCTGGCCACGGCCGCAGAGGACGCCTGGAAGAGCGTCGACACCGGAGCGGCGGAGCTGGCAGTCCGGGCGACCCACCGGATCCGCGCCGACTACGACCGGCTCCAGCGGCTCCTCGAGAACGTCTTCCGCAACGCTGTCGAACACGGCTCCACGAGCCCCGACTCGGACGGCGCGGTGACGGTGACGGTCGGCGACCTCGAGACGGGCTTCTACGTCGCCGACGACGGCCCCGGCGTCCCCGAGGACCTGCGCGACGAGGTGTTCGAGCGCGGCGTCACCACCAGCGACGAGGGCACCGGGTTCGGCCTCGCCATCGTCAGGAACATCGCCGAGGCCCACGACTGGACCGTCTCCCTCGGCGACCCGGACGACGGCGGCGCCCGAATCGAGTTCACCGACGTCGTCCGGGTCGAGGACGACGCCAGCGGCCACTTCTAG
- a CDS encoding succinate dehydrogenase hydrophobic membrane anchor subunit yields MAEHYSSFERGGRRWLFQRLTAVFLIGVLAFHFLLLHFVNHAADITFAGTQARMGQVSYFATMWLFLVTATFHGVNGVYNALINQGLEGSRKRAVKWVLVVAGVLLVAQGTRVALAMNGFL; encoded by the coding sequence ATGGCCGAGCACTACTCCTCCTTCGAGCGGGGCGGCCGCCGCTGGCTCTTCCAGCGGCTCACGGCGGTCTTCCTGATCGGCGTGCTGGCGTTCCACTTCCTGCTGTTGCACTTCGTGAACCACGCCGCGGACATCACGTTCGCGGGCACGCAGGCGCGGATGGGGCAGGTGAGCTACTTCGCGACGATGTGGCTGTTCCTCGTGACCGCCACCTTCCACGGCGTCAACGGCGTGTACAACGCACTGATTAACCAGGGGCTCGAAGGCTCGCGCAAGCGCGCGGTCAAGTGGGTCCTGGTCGTCGCGGGCGTCCTGCTGGTCGCGCAGGGGACCCGCGTCGCGCTTGCCATGAACGGCTTCCTCTAA
- a CDS encoding PAS domain-containing sensor histidine kinase: protein MTSNRSARARSVADESPVPHCVLADGTISYANAALGTLLGVDPESLVGERFLAYVAADDRDRVDDALSRVADGDVSIRFELDGPPDGRTVVESEWTEREESDAWLGTLRDVTDRVERERRLERESEMLDSLLEHVPIAVYFKDRKGRHERVSQHAICPTADGGDGVVGPDGKIHHHPADVHGKTDFGLFEAEYAEAVAAEEQRIMEEEETVRNEVQEVATPLGETYFYSETKVPRYDDEGEVIGIVGVTLDITDRMTYERELERQNERLEEFTEVLAHDLRNPLTVARSNLQTIDADVDHPQLEPTLDAVDRISALIEEVRTFVIEGRTVEDPDVADLATAAEDAWKSVDTGSADLEIAASNRIRADYDRLQRLLENVFRNAVEHGSTSPDSQDRQDPIEHATDSDGAVTVTVGDTETGFYVADDGPGVPEDLRDEVFERGVTTSDEGTGFGLAIVRNIARAHDWSVDVTDAADGGARIEVTGVVRVEDGSTGHL, encoded by the coding sequence ATGACATCGAATCGCTCCGCCCGGGCGCGGTCAGTGGCGGACGAGTCGCCGGTGCCGCACTGCGTGCTCGCGGACGGGACGATTTCCTACGCGAACGCGGCATTGGGAACCCTGCTCGGCGTCGATCCCGAGTCGCTCGTCGGCGAGCGGTTCCTCGCGTACGTCGCCGCCGACGACCGGGACCGCGTGGACGACGCCCTCTCCAGAGTCGCCGACGGCGACGTCTCGATACGGTTCGAACTCGACGGTCCGCCCGACGGTAGGACCGTCGTCGAGAGCGAGTGGACCGAGCGGGAGGAGAGCGACGCGTGGCTCGGGACCCTCAGGGACGTCACCGACCGGGTCGAGCGCGAGCGGCGCCTCGAGCGGGAGAGCGAGATGCTCGACTCGCTGCTGGAGCACGTCCCGATAGCGGTGTACTTCAAGGACCGAAAGGGCCGCCACGAGCGAGTGAGCCAGCACGCGATATGCCCGACGGCCGACGGAGGCGACGGCGTCGTCGGTCCGGACGGGAAGATCCACCACCACCCGGCGGACGTCCACGGCAAGACGGACTTCGGCCTCTTCGAGGCCGAGTACGCCGAGGCCGTCGCCGCGGAGGAGCAGCGCATCATGGAGGAAGAAGAGACGGTGAGAAACGAGGTCCAGGAGGTGGCGACGCCGCTCGGGGAGACGTACTTCTACTCCGAGACCAAGGTCCCCCGCTACGACGACGAGGGCGAGGTGATCGGTATCGTCGGCGTGACGCTCGACATCACCGACCGGATGACCTACGAGCGCGAACTGGAGCGCCAGAACGAGCGCTTAGAGGAGTTCACCGAGGTGCTCGCCCACGACCTCCGCAACCCGCTGACCGTCGCGCGCTCGAACCTGCAGACGATCGACGCCGACGTCGACCACCCCCAGCTCGAACCGACGCTCGACGCGGTCGACCGCATCTCCGCGCTCATAGAGGAGGTCCGGACGTTCGTCATCGAGGGCCGCACCGTCGAGGACCCCGACGTCGCCGATCTCGCGACGGCCGCCGAGGACGCCTGGAAGAGCGTCGACACCGGTTCCGCCGATCTGGAAATCGCGGCGAGTAACCGGATCCGCGCCGACTACGACCGGCTCCAGCGGCTCCTCGAGAACGTCTTCCGCAACGCTGTCGAACACGGCTCCACGAGCCCTGACTCGCAGGATCGTCAGGATCCGATCGAACACGCCACCGACTCGGACGGTGCGGTGACAGTGACGGTGGGAGACACGGAGACGGGCTTCTACGTCGCCGACGACGGCCCCGGCGTCCCCGAGGATCTTCGCGACGAGGTGTTCGAGCGCGGCGTCACCACCAGCGACGAGGGCACCGGGTTCGGCCTCGCCATCGTTAGGAACATCGCCCGGGCGCACGACTGGTCGGTCGACGTCACCGACGCGGCGGACGGCGGGGCCCGAATCGAGGTCACCGGCGTCGTCCGCGTCGAGGACGGCTCGACCGGTCACCTCTGA
- a CDS encoding DNA-3-methyladenine glycosylase family protein — MTEVHDRLREDEHLRPLVEEHGELTLEPADDFYQRFVTSILRQQVSMASAAATRERLFDAVEVTPEGVLDADVDVLRDAGLSQAKARYVRNVAEAFLERGYSREHFEGMSHDEVVDELTTITGVGEWTAHMQLMFALGREDVFPVGDLGIRKGMRNVVDPDLTRAEMVDYSERWSPYRTYASLYLWRAQDDVSEDVPGAVQD, encoded by the coding sequence GTGACCGAGGTACACGACCGACTCCGCGAGGACGAGCACCTCCGCCCGCTGGTCGAGGAGCACGGCGAGCTAACCCTCGAACCCGCCGACGACTTCTACCAGCGATTCGTCACCTCAATCCTCCGCCAGCAGGTGTCGATGGCCTCCGCCGCCGCCACGCGAGAGCGCCTGTTCGACGCCGTGGAGGTGACGCCGGAGGGCGTCCTCGACGCCGACGTCGACGTCCTCCGGGACGCCGGCCTCTCGCAGGCGAAGGCCCGCTACGTCAGGAACGTCGCCGAGGCCTTCCTCGAGCGCGGCTACTCGCGGGAGCACTTCGAGGGAATGAGCCACGACGAGGTGGTAGACGAGCTGACGACCATCACCGGCGTCGGCGAGTGGACGGCGCACATGCAACTGATGTTCGCGCTGGGCCGCGAGGACGTCTTCCCCGTCGGCGACCTGGGCATCCGGAAGGGCATGCGCAACGTCGTCGATCCGGACCTCACGCGCGCGGAGATGGTCGACTACAGCGAGCGCTGGTCGCCCTACCGCACCTACGCCAGCCTCTACCTCTGGCGGGCGCAGGACGACGTGTCGGAGGACGTGCCGGGCGCTGTGCAGGACTGA
- the cysE gene encoding serine O-acetyltransferase: MLDRITEDVRTAIENDPAADSALTVALTYPGLHAVWGYRIAAWLYDAGLALPAHLVAYAVRSITGVEIHPGADVGDRLFIDHGMGTVVGETAVIGDDVEMFHGVTLGGKTSKPVKRHPTVEDDVTIGADATLLGDITIGEGATVGAGAVVVDDVRPGATVAGVPAEPLDEDEAPEDADPEQFRRVSC; the protein is encoded by the coding sequence ATGCTCGACAGAATCACCGAGGACGTCCGTACCGCCATCGAGAACGACCCCGCGGCCGACAGCGCGCTCACCGTCGCACTGACCTACCCCGGCCTCCACGCCGTCTGGGGGTACCGGATCGCCGCGTGGCTCTACGACGCCGGCCTCGCGCTGCCGGCCCACCTCGTCGCCTACGCTGTCCGCTCGATCACGGGCGTCGAGATCCACCCCGGCGCCGACGTGGGCGACCGCCTGTTCATCGACCACGGCATGGGCACCGTCGTCGGCGAGACGGCCGTGATCGGCGACGACGTCGAGATGTTCCACGGCGTCACGCTGGGCGGCAAGACCTCGAAGCCGGTCAAGCGCCACCCGACGGTCGAGGACGACGTGACGATCGGCGCCGACGCCACGCTACTGGGCGACATCACGATCGGCGAGGGCGCGACGGTCGGCGCCGGCGCGGTCGTCGTCGACGACGTCCGGCCGGGCGCGACCGTGGCCGGCGTCCCCGCCGAACCGCTCGACGAGGACGAGGCGCCCGAGGACGCCGACCCCGAGCAGTTTCGGCGCGTGAGTTGCTGA
- the sdhC gene encoding succinate dehydrogenase, cytochrome b556 subunit, producing the protein MSQSYNRGTVEDFGRWREFSAGMWAWIFHKFTGWVLVGYLFTHIAVLSTATQGATLYTDTLRGLEALLIVRFMEVGLLAVAVFHILNGIRLLFVDLGVGLEAQDTSFYASLVLTGAITVASVPTFLGGPLI; encoded by the coding sequence ATGAGTCAGTCTTACAATCGCGGCACCGTCGAGGACTTCGGACGGTGGCGGGAGTTCTCGGCCGGGATGTGGGCCTGGATCTTCCACAAGTTCACCGGCTGGGTGCTCGTGGGCTATCTCTTCACCCACATCGCGGTGCTGAGCACCGCGACCCAGGGGGCCACCCTCTACACGGACACGCTCAGGGGCCTCGAGGCGCTCCTGATCGTGCGCTTCATGGAGGTCGGCCTGCTGGCAGTCGCCGTGTTCCACATCCTCAACGGGATCCGCCTGCTGTTCGTCGACCTCGGCGTCGGCCTGGAGGCACAGGACACAAGCTTCTACGCGTCGCTCGTGCTGACCGGTGCGATCACGGTCGCGAGCGTGCCGACCTTCCTCGGGGGGCCGCTGATCTAA
- a CDS encoding sensor histidine kinase yields the protein MIEDTRDRSGSDESTTRNGDGTGTAIGDPLRPDGGRDPAFVRDLVAGAGAGVAAYDEDGRFAYVNDAFAALLGYDPADLVGAPLTEVEPAIEDDFADHWAAIAARDERRRETIYRRADGSEVPVEAVTSAVKSGGDLYAVATVVDVTDRVERRERLERQNERLETFTSVVSHDLRNPLNVAVGRTELARSDGIEHLDAVDRSLRKMEDLIDGVVTLVRQGEAVTDPESLALSVAVESAWTNVDGDRAELITDEDLGIVRAESERLTTLFERLFENALHHAGPDVAVHVGRLEDGFYVADDGPGIPEGEREDVFEYGYTTDTAATGFGLAVVEEVAAAHGWTVDLTEGLDGGARVEVRGVEFE from the coding sequence ATGATAGAGGACACGAGAGATCGCAGTGGGAGCGACGAGTCGACGACGCGGAACGGCGACGGAACTGGGACGGCGATCGGTGACCCCCTCCGGCCGGACGGCGGTCGGGATCCGGCGTTCGTCCGGGACCTGGTGGCGGGCGCCGGCGCGGGCGTGGCGGCCTACGACGAGGACGGCCGGTTCGCCTACGTCAACGACGCCTTCGCGGCCCTCCTGGGGTACGACCCCGCCGACCTCGTCGGCGCGCCGCTGACCGAGGTCGAACCCGCTATCGAGGACGACTTCGCCGACCACTGGGCGGCGATCGCCGCGCGGGACGAGCGCCGGCGGGAGACGATCTACCGCCGCGCCGACGGCAGCGAGGTCCCAGTGGAGGCGGTGACCAGCGCCGTCAAGTCCGGCGGCGACCTGTACGCCGTCGCCACGGTCGTCGACGTCACCGATCGGGTCGAGCGCCGGGAGCGACTGGAGCGCCAGAACGAGCGCCTGGAGACGTTCACCTCCGTCGTGAGCCACGACCTCCGCAACCCCCTGAACGTGGCCGTCGGCCGGACCGAACTCGCGCGGTCGGACGGGATCGAGCACCTCGACGCCGTCGACCGCTCGCTGCGCAAGATGGAGGACCTCATCGACGGCGTCGTGACGCTCGTCCGCCAGGGCGAGGCCGTGACCGACCCCGAGTCGCTCGCGCTGTCCGTCGCCGTCGAGTCCGCCTGGACGAACGTCGACGGCGACCGGGCCGAGCTGATCACCGACGAGGACCTCGGCATCGTCCGGGCCGAGTCCGAGCGGCTGACGACCCTGTTCGAGCGCCTCTTCGAGAACGCGCTCCACCACGCGGGCCCCGACGTCGCCGTCCACGTCGGCCGCCTCGAGGACGGGTTCTACGTCGCCGACGACGGCCCCGGCATCCCCGAAGGAGAGCGCGAGGACGTCTTCGAATACGGCTACACGACGGACACCGCCGCCACCGGGTTCGGCCTCGCCGTCGTCGAGGAGGTCGCCGCGGCCCACGGCTGGACCGTCGACCTCACCGAGGGACTGGACGGCGGCGCCCGCGTCGAGGTCCGCGGCGTGGAATTCGAGTGA
- a CDS encoding 3-hydroxyacyl-CoA dehydrogenase/enoyl-CoA hydratase family protein translates to MELEDIETVAVLGAGTMGHGIAEVAALAGYETRMRDINEELVQDGYEEIEWSVNKLAEKELIDDETAEGTLDRIEALVDVEAAVGEADVVIEAVPEKMEIKRDVYGEVEAHAPEESIFCTNTSSLSITELSEVTDRPERFCGMHFFNPPVRMDLVEVITGAHTSDETLDVIEELAEDFGKTPVRVRKDSPGFVVNRILLPLINEACWLVHGDEATVEEVDSTAKYGVGLPMGAFELSDQIGNDVGLHVLEYLSETLGDAYEPCPLLVEKVEDEQLGKKSGAGFYDYEDGGAEIPADAGREDVERRLVGLMANEVGKLVGDDVAPVGDVDTAVKLGGGFPEGPATLADDAGLDELVETLETAGEETGAARYEVSDGLREAAEAGGFYGGDDGGEASYDVIEVDRPSDGVARITLDRPHRMNTVTLGMLDELADAVDRLSEDDDVRALVVTGAGDRAFSAGADVQALAMDATPLEAIEHSRKGQETFGKLASCPMPVVAAVDGFALGGGMELATCADLRVASEGSEFGQPEHNLGLMPGWGGTQRLRAIVGEGRAKEIIFTAERYDAAEMADYGFVNEVVPGDELEERVLDLATDLARGPPVAQELTKKAMQAGRDDTEAGLEVEAQGFGHLIGTEDVTEGVTAFMDGEEPEFRGK, encoded by the coding sequence ATGGAACTCGAGGACATCGAGACCGTCGCGGTGCTGGGCGCCGGCACGATGGGCCACGGCATCGCGGAGGTCGCCGCCCTGGCCGGCTACGAGACCCGGATGCGCGACATAAACGAGGAGCTGGTGCAGGACGGCTACGAGGAGATCGAGTGGTCGGTGAACAAGCTCGCCGAGAAGGAGCTCATCGACGACGAGACGGCCGAGGGGACCCTCGACCGGATCGAGGCGCTGGTCGACGTCGAGGCGGCCGTCGGCGAGGCCGACGTCGTGATCGAGGCCGTCCCCGAGAAGATGGAGATCAAGCGGGACGTCTACGGCGAGGTCGAGGCCCACGCCCCCGAGGAGTCCATCTTCTGCACGAACACCTCGAGCCTCTCGATCACGGAGCTCTCGGAGGTCACCGACCGGCCCGAGCGGTTCTGCGGAATGCACTTCTTCAACCCGCCCGTGCGGATGGACCTCGTCGAGGTGATCACGGGCGCACACACCAGCGACGAGACCCTCGACGTCATCGAGGAGCTGGCCGAGGACTTCGGCAAGACGCCGGTCCGCGTGCGCAAGGACTCGCCCGGGTTCGTCGTCAACCGGATCCTCCTGCCGCTGATCAACGAGGCCTGCTGGCTGGTCCACGGCGACGAGGCCACGGTCGAGGAGGTCGACTCGACGGCGAAGTACGGCGTCGGCCTCCCGATGGGCGCGTTCGAGCTCTCCGACCAGATCGGCAACGACGTCGGCCTCCACGTCCTCGAGTACCTCTCCGAGACGCTCGGCGACGCCTACGAGCCCTGCCCGCTCCTGGTCGAGAAAGTCGAGGACGAGCAGCTCGGCAAGAAGAGCGGCGCGGGCTTCTACGACTACGAGGACGGCGGCGCCGAGATCCCCGCCGACGCCGGCCGCGAGGACGTCGAGCGGCGCCTGGTGGGCCTGATGGCCAACGAGGTCGGCAAGCTCGTCGGCGACGACGTGGCGCCGGTCGGCGACGTCGACACGGCCGTGAAGCTCGGCGGCGGGTTCCCGGAGGGGCCGGCCACCCTGGCCGACGACGCCGGGCTAGACGAGCTGGTCGAGACGCTCGAAACCGCCGGCGAGGAGACCGGTGCGGCCCGCTACGAAGTGAGCGACGGCCTCCGCGAGGCCGCCGAGGCGGGCGGCTTCTACGGCGGCGACGACGGCGGGGAGGCCAGCTACGACGTCATCGAGGTCGACCGCCCGAGCGACGGGGTCGCCCGGATCACGCTCGACCGCCCCCACCGGATGAACACGGTCACGCTGGGGATGCTGGACGAACTGGCCGACGCCGTCGACCGCCTCTCCGAGGACGACGACGTCCGCGCGCTCGTGGTCACCGGCGCCGGCGACCGGGCGTTCTCCGCCGGGGCGGACGTCCAGGCGCTGGCCATGGACGCGACGCCGCTGGAGGCGATCGAGCACTCCCGGAAGGGCCAGGAGACGTTCGGCAAGCTGGCGTCCTGTCCGATGCCCGTCGTCGCCGCCGTCGACGGGTTCGCCCTCGGCGGCGGGATGGAGCTGGCCACCTGCGCCGACCTGCGAGTCGCCAGCGAGGGCTCGGAGTTCGGCCAGCCCGAGCACAACCTCGGCCTGATGCCCGGCTGGGGCGGCACCCAGCGCCTGCGCGCCATCGTCGGCGAGGGCCGCGCCAAGGAGATCATCTTCACCGCCGAGCGCTACGACGCCGCGGAGATGGCCGACTACGGCTTCGTCAACGAGGTGGTCCCCGGCGACGAACTCGAGGAGCGCGTCCTCGACCTGGCGACGGACCTGGCCCGCGGCCCGCCCGTGGCCCAGGAGCTGACCAAGAAGGCGATGCAGGCCGGCCGCGACGACACCGAGGCCGGCCTGGAGGTCGAGGCCCAGGGCTTCGGCCACCTCATCGGCACCGAGGACGTCACCGAGGGCGTCACCGCCTTCATGGACGGCGAGGAGCCGGAGTTCAGAGGGAAGTAG
- a CDS encoding RimK family alpha-L-glutamate ligase: protein MTDDITVGVLSLHNSKETKAILNAAEDLGFGTEWLRAENTAVDVSDGTATMEPDVDVIVNRLLLSSDEDPMEGIGLASTLDRLRPMLNRPDATATAMHKFATATALAAEDVPVPDALLALSRDRLNAERDRFGDRAVYKTAIGTHGGGTWLVDADEPVNAQVGTRQAFLQEFLERDPEVHRDLRIYVVGDRIVAAMNRYAPDGEWRTNVALGGDVEDATDDLPPEVADMALRAADVVGLDCAGVDIIQGDDGYAVLEVNPTAGFRGLFRATGVSPAPHIVKRAVEEVGGSVPDEDVERIAQGLDDSKPSSVPPGHAEQLSENVTIGYIEEVVVAGTRGHETVMAKSDTGADRTSVDSEIAARIGTGPIKDIVRVKSGTSARGRSRPVVDLVIGIGGTQHTVSASIEDRSHMDYPLLLGRDILEHYQVDVTRSADGAADRGDGIEEEE from the coding sequence ATGACTGACGATATTACTGTCGGGGTGTTGAGCCTCCACAACAGCAAGGAGACGAAGGCCATCCTCAACGCGGCCGAGGACCTGGGCTTCGGCACCGAGTGGCTCCGGGCGGAGAACACCGCCGTCGACGTCTCCGACGGGACGGCGACGATGGAGCCGGACGTCGACGTCATCGTCAACCGCCTGCTGCTCTCCAGCGACGAGGACCCGATGGAGGGGATCGGGCTGGCGTCGACGCTCGATCGGCTCCGGCCGATGCTCAACCGACCGGACGCGACGGCGACGGCGATGCACAAGTTCGCCACGGCCACGGCGCTGGCGGCCGAGGACGTCCCCGTCCCGGACGCCCTGCTGGCGCTGTCCCGGGACCGGCTCAACGCCGAGCGCGACCGCTTCGGCGACCGCGCGGTCTACAAGACCGCCATCGGGACCCACGGCGGCGGCACCTGGCTCGTCGACGCCGACGAGCCCGTCAACGCCCAGGTCGGCACCCGGCAGGCGTTCCTCCAGGAGTTCCTCGAGCGGGATCCGGAGGTCCACCGCGACCTCCGCATCTACGTCGTGGGGGATCGGATCGTCGCCGCGATGAATCGCTACGCGCCGGACGGGGAGTGGCGGACGAACGTCGCCCTCGGTGGCGACGTCGAGGACGCCACCGACGACCTCCCGCCGGAGGTGGCCGACATGGCCCTCCGGGCGGCCGACGTCGTCGGCCTGGACTGCGCCGGCGTCGACATCATCCAGGGCGACGACGGCTACGCGGTGCTGGAGGTCAACCCCACCGCCGGCTTCCGCGGGCTGTTCCGCGCCACGGGCGTCAGCCCGGCCCCGCACATCGTCAAGCGGGCCGTCGAGGAGGTCGGCGGGAGCGTCCCGGACGAAGACGTCGAGCGGATCGCCCAGGGGCTGGACGACTCGAAGCCGTCGTCCGTCCCCCCGGGCCACGCGGAACAGCTCTCGGAGAACGTGACCATCGGCTACATCGAGGAGGTCGTCGTCGCCGGGACGCGCGGCCACGAGACGGTCATGGCCAAGTCCGACACCGGCGCCGACCGGACCAGCGTCGACTCGGAGATCGCCGCCCGCATCGGCACCGGCCCGATCAAGGACATCGTCCGCGTCAAGTCCGGTACCAGCGCGCGCGGGCGCTCGCGGCCGGTTGTCGACCTCGTGATCGGCATCGGCGGCACCCAGCACACCGTCTCGGCGAGCATCGAGGACCGCAGCCACATGGACTACCCGCTGCTGCTCGGTCGCGACATCCTCGAGCACTACCAGGTCGACGTGACGCGGTCGGCCGACGGCGCCGCGGACCGCGGCGACGGGATCGAAGAGGAAGAGTAG